In one window of Halomarina pelagica DNA:
- a CDS encoding helix-turn-helix transcriptional regulator: MSSPRTTSVSRVAIALAVLLLCTAGAVPIAAQTASIANVSYAGDGVVATDGDVTYLTQWQSYSLDAAVSTGSGDYQVCVEAGSDGSFDELACQPVSGSGNQTVSFSFERWPQEVRGEQTVRVVLTDGNGTRVDRASTKVHVLAAGGDFDGDGLTNRAEVQGAANPLARDTDGDGLPDGNEVNVHSTNVTNEDTDGDGLSDSVEVAKPPNGYGTNPNKVDSDRDGIPDGQEVTKYGTSPSNPDTDGDGLPDGQEVEDTKTDPNKADTDGDGLPDGKEVTIHGTDPNKADTDGDGLNDGEENDLNTNPNKADTDGDDLSDGAEVNEHGTDPNKADTDGDGTSDGAEIKAGTDPNPPTGLRSLLNPTDEQLPLVGAVAGTYLLLVAVGILWARRRGGRAGATTAPEVTDGDGGGPESVPEPLTNEDRIMRLLDESGGRLRQADIVDNTDWSKSKVSRLLSRMEENGEIRKISIGRENLIARPGDEPESARSPFDETD; encoded by the coding sequence ATGTCAAGTCCCCGGACCACTAGCGTAAGTCGCGTCGCGATCGCCCTCGCCGTTCTGCTCCTCTGCACGGCCGGCGCGGTGCCGATCGCGGCGCAGACGGCGAGCATCGCGAACGTCTCGTACGCGGGCGACGGCGTCGTCGCGACCGACGGCGACGTGACGTACCTCACCCAGTGGCAGTCCTACAGTCTCGACGCGGCGGTCTCGACGGGGTCCGGCGACTATCAGGTGTGCGTGGAGGCCGGGAGCGACGGGAGCTTCGACGAGTTGGCCTGCCAGCCCGTCTCGGGGAGCGGCAACCAGACCGTCTCCTTCAGCTTCGAGAGGTGGCCTCAGGAGGTTCGCGGCGAGCAGACGGTCCGCGTCGTCCTCACCGACGGCAACGGAACCCGCGTCGACCGCGCGAGCACGAAGGTGCACGTCCTCGCCGCCGGCGGCGACTTCGACGGCGACGGACTGACCAACAGAGCCGAGGTTCAGGGGGCCGCGAATCCCCTCGCCCGGGACACCGACGGCGACGGGCTGCCGGACGGAAACGAGGTGAACGTCCACAGCACGAACGTCACGAACGAGGACACGGACGGAGACGGCCTCTCCGACAGCGTCGAGGTGGCGAAGCCGCCGAACGGCTACGGGACGAACCCGAACAAGGTCGACTCCGACAGGGACGGCATCCCCGACGGCCAGGAGGTGACGAAATACGGGACGAGTCCCAGCAACCCGGACACGGACGGCGACGGACTCCCCGACGGCCAGGAGGTCGAGGACACCAAGACCGACCCGAACAAGGCCGACACCGACGGTGACGGGCTCCCCGACGGGAAGGAAGTGACCATCCACGGCACCGATCCGAACAAGGCCGACACCGACGGCGACGGACTGAACGACGGCGAGGAGAACGACCTCAACACGAACCCGAACAAGGCCGACACCGACGGCGACGACCTCTCCGACGGGGCCGAGGTGAACGAGCACGGCACGGACCCGAACAAGGCCGACACCGACGGCGACGGGACCAGCGACGGAGCCGAGATCAAGGCGGGGACGGATCCGAACCCGCCGACGGGGCTCCGTAGCCTCCTCAACCCGACCGACGAACAGCTCCCGCTGGTCGGTGCGGTCGCCGGCACGTACCTCCTCCTGGTCGCGGTCGGGATCCTGTGGGCGCGACGGAGAGGCGGTCGCGCCGGGGCGACGACCGCCCCCGAGGTCACCGACGGCGACGGCGGGGGACCGGAATCCGTCCCCGAGCCGCTGACCAACGAGGACCGTATCATGCGACTGCTCGACGAGAGCGGCGGCCGCCTGCGGCAGGCCGACATCGTCGACAACACCGACTGGTCGAAGTCGAAGGTCAGTCGCCTGCTCTCCCGGATGGAGGAGAACGGCGAGATCCGCAAGATCAGCATCGGGCGCGAGAACCTCATCGCCCGACCGGGCGACGAACCGGAGAGCGCCCGCTCGCCGTTCGACGAGACCGACTGA
- a CDS encoding DedA family protein translates to MDGGITQTALALVVQYGLLAVFVFTFLESSMLFPLLPSEVVVPAAAAALVTDPASLALFVAVATLGTTCGSAVAYGAGRAGEEALDRYGRYLRLSEGELRRGQRWFRRYGSGSVCWGRLLPVLRSVVSIPAGVAEMNPARFGLYTAVGAFAFNAAVAGLVYAGEERSIYAVAVGTAADAPLLTLLGLLALIALGLAGWRLYVNVE, encoded by the coding sequence GTGGACGGTGGCATCACGCAGACGGCGCTCGCCCTCGTCGTGCAGTACGGGCTGCTCGCCGTCTTCGTCTTCACGTTCCTCGAGTCGTCGATGCTCTTCCCGCTGCTGCCGAGCGAGGTGGTCGTCCCGGCGGCCGCCGCGGCGCTCGTGACCGACCCCGCGAGCCTCGCGCTGTTCGTCGCGGTGGCGACCCTCGGAACGACCTGCGGGAGCGCCGTCGCCTACGGGGCCGGGCGCGCGGGCGAGGAGGCGCTCGACCGGTACGGTCGCTACCTGCGCCTCTCGGAGGGCGAACTCAGGCGCGGTCAGCGGTGGTTCCGCCGGTACGGCTCGGGATCGGTCTGCTGGGGGCGGCTCCTCCCCGTCCTCCGCTCCGTCGTCTCGATCCCCGCCGGGGTCGCGGAGATGAACCCCGCGCGCTTCGGTCTCTACACCGCCGTCGGCGCGTTCGCGTTCAACGCCGCGGTCGCCGGACTCGTCTACGCCGGCGAGGAGCGGTCGATCTACGCGGTCGCCGTCGGGACCGCCGCGGACGCGCCGCTCCTCACGCTTCTCGGTCTCCTCGCCCTGATCGCCCTCGGACTCGCCGGGTGGCGGCTGTACGTAAACGTCGAATGA
- a CDS encoding ABC transporter permease subunit has protein sequence MSVRALARYRALDPYRSTELHVTAGLLALVFGLAGYQYGGIEGAPLASALRIGAYLVPLLAVMRYSDAVAGDRATGRLRGLLALPVSRRAVVLATAVGRAASLAAAVCVGVLAATLAYSVRGGVPAIAPTVAAAFSVLVLCLCYTGIVVGVSAASATTTRAFAANVALWLLVQLFWGTVPRAVAYAGRGFTGPMSRPDWAPVFESLSPIRAFQVIFDATTGVRAVTPTAIHETPWFAALVLLAWTVAALAVGLARFDRATL, from the coding sequence GTGAGCGTCCGCGCCCTCGCGCGCTACCGGGCGCTCGACCCGTACCGTTCGACCGAACTGCACGTCACGGCGGGCCTGCTCGCCCTCGTCTTCGGCCTCGCGGGGTACCAGTACGGCGGCATCGAGGGTGCGCCCCTGGCGTCGGCGCTCCGCATCGGCGCGTACCTCGTCCCGCTTCTCGCAGTGATGCGCTACTCGGACGCCGTCGCGGGCGACCGCGCGACCGGCCGTCTCCGGGGACTGCTCGCGCTCCCGGTCTCGCGCCGGGCGGTCGTCCTCGCCACGGCCGTCGGACGCGCGGCGTCGCTCGCCGCCGCCGTCTGCGTGGGCGTCCTGGCCGCGACCCTCGCGTACTCCGTCCGCGGCGGCGTTCCGGCGATCGCTCCGACGGTCGCCGCCGCGTTCTCCGTGCTCGTGCTCTGTCTCTGTTACACCGGGATCGTCGTCGGCGTCTCGGCGGCCTCGGCGACCACCACGCGCGCGTTCGCCGCCAACGTCGCCCTGTGGCTGCTCGTCCAACTGTTCTGGGGGACGGTTCCGCGCGCCGTCGCCTACGCCGGGCGGGGATTCACCGGTCCGATGTCCCGTCCCGACTGGGCCCCCGTCTTCGAGTCGCTCAGTCCGATCCGTGCCTTCCAGGTGATCTTCGACGCGACGACGGGCGTGAGAGCCGTCACCCCGACCGCGATCCACGAGACGCCGTGGTTCGCCGCGCTCGTCCTGCTCGCGTGGACTGTGGCCGCGCTCGCGGTCGGTCTCGCTCGCTTCGATCGGGCGACGCTGTAA
- a CDS encoding ABC transporter ATP-binding protein, translated as MSAIELVSLRKQFGGVVALRDVDLTVREGEVFGFLGPNGAGKSTTIDVLLDYVRPTAGEARVFGLDAQADGERARRRIGALPDMALFDHLTARQHVSLVADVKSVDEDPIALLRRVSLHTVADRRVEGFSKGMRQRLLLAMALVGEPDLLILDEPSTGLDPNGAREMQRIVREENARGATVFFSSHILEQVEAVCDRVGILDDGKLVAVDTLDGLQSDVGSSTVLTVTVDELSERAVAAVRAVEGTGEVRVEGRTLSVSCPDERKVEVIDAIRSDGATVRDLDTSDASLSDLFATYTAGATA; from the coding sequence GTGTCTGCAATCGAACTGGTCTCGCTGCGGAAACAGTTCGGCGGGGTCGTCGCCCTCCGCGACGTCGATCTCACCGTCCGCGAGGGGGAGGTGTTCGGCTTTCTCGGCCCGAACGGGGCGGGGAAGTCGACGACCATCGACGTCCTCCTCGATTACGTTCGTCCCACCGCCGGCGAGGCCCGGGTGTTCGGCCTCGACGCGCAGGCCGACGGCGAACGGGCGCGTCGTCGGATCGGCGCGCTCCCCGACATGGCGCTGTTCGATCACCTGACCGCCCGCCAGCACGTCTCGCTCGTCGCCGACGTGAAGTCGGTCGACGAGGACCCGATCGCGCTCCTCCGTCGGGTGAGCCTCCACACGGTCGCCGACCGGCGGGTCGAGGGGTTCTCGAAGGGAATGCGCCAGCGCCTCCTGCTCGCGATGGCGCTCGTGGGCGAACCGGACCTGCTGATCCTCGACGAGCCCTCGACGGGACTGGACCCGAACGGCGCGCGCGAGATGCAGCGCATCGTCCGCGAGGAGAACGCCCGGGGCGCGACGGTGTTCTTCTCGAGTCACATCTTAGAGCAGGTTGAAGCCGTCTGCGACCGCGTCGGCATCCTCGACGACGGCAAACTCGTCGCCGTCGACACGCTGGACGGCCTTCAGTCGGACGTCGGCTCCTCGACCGTCCTGACGGTGACGGTCGACGAACTCTCCGAGCGGGCGGTGGCGGCGGTCCGCGCGGTCGAGGGTACGGGGGAGGTGCGCGTCGAGGGCCGGACGCTCTCGGTGAGCTGTCCCGACGAGCGGAAGGTCGAGGTCATCGACGCGATCCGATCCGACGGGGCGACGGTTCGCGACCTCGACACGAGCGACGCCTCGCTCTCCGACCTGTTCGCGACGTACACGGCGGGGGCGACGGCGTGA
- the acs gene encoding acetate--CoA ligase: MEHDADGRLLDREPIEPPASFVAQANVRESGIRRTFEREWPDCWERAGDLLDWDRGYDAVLAGGGTEPPFRWFAGGRLNASYNCVDRHLDERKNQVAIQWEGRLGETETYTYLDLYREVNEFAVALRALGVEADDVVTLYMPMIPELPIAMLACARLGAVHNVVFAGFSASALASRMERAESRFLVTCDGYYRRGAATNQKNKADNARISLDHDVEATVVVSRLGDEMHLGERQYGYADLLTAHEGERVTPVARDATDPLFLIYTSGTTGAPKAVTHTTGGYLAHVAWTARAVLDVKPEDTYWCSADIGWITGHSYVVYGPLALGTTTVLYEGTPDHPEKDRVWRIIERNAVDVFYTAPTAIRAFMKWGAEYPARNDLSSLRLLGTVGEPINPRVWEWYYAHVGGESCPIVDTWWQTETGAIVISTLPGVDAMKPGSAGRPLPGIGARVVDGDGEPTAVGETGHLVLDRPWPGMPAALATGEGWASGGYPRRSADGWRYAAGDEATVDADGYVTVLGRIDDVVNVAGRRFSTMELESRIVEVEGVAEAAVIGGDDRDTGRAVYAYVSLERDYPGDDCLRARIEERVREGIGPMAIPEAIVFTPDLPKTRSGKIMRRLLEDIANGEALGDTSALRNPEILGEIESVVRRDPADEE, from the coding sequence ATGGAACACGACGCAGACGGGCGACTCCTCGACCGCGAGCCGATCGAGCCGCCGGCGTCGTTCGTCGCGCAGGCGAACGTGCGTGAGTCCGGGATCCGGCGGACGTTCGAGCGGGAGTGGCCGGACTGCTGGGAGCGGGCGGGCGACCTGCTGGACTGGGATCGTGGGTACGACGCCGTCCTCGCGGGCGGCGGGACCGAACCGCCGTTCCGCTGGTTCGCCGGCGGTCGGCTGAACGCGTCGTACAACTGCGTCGACAGACACCTCGACGAGCGGAAGAACCAGGTCGCGATCCAGTGGGAGGGACGGCTGGGCGAGACGGAGACGTACACCTACCTCGACCTCTACCGGGAGGTCAACGAGTTCGCGGTCGCCCTGCGGGCGCTCGGCGTCGAGGCCGACGACGTCGTCACGCTGTACATGCCGATGATCCCGGAGCTTCCGATCGCCATGCTGGCGTGCGCGCGACTCGGCGCGGTCCACAACGTCGTGTTCGCGGGGTTCTCCGCGTCGGCGCTGGCGAGCCGGATGGAGCGCGCCGAGTCGCGCTTTCTCGTCACCTGCGACGGGTACTACCGGCGGGGGGCCGCGACCAACCAGAAGAACAAGGCCGACAACGCCCGGATCAGCCTGGACCACGACGTCGAGGCGACGGTCGTCGTCTCCCGTCTCGGCGACGAGATGCACCTCGGCGAGCGACAGTACGGCTACGCCGACCTGCTGACGGCCCACGAGGGCGAGCGGGTGACGCCGGTCGCCCGCGACGCGACCGACCCCCTCTTTCTCATCTACACCTCGGGGACGACGGGCGCGCCGAAGGCCGTCACCCACACGACCGGCGGCTACCTCGCCCACGTCGCCTGGACCGCCCGCGCCGTCCTCGACGTCAAGCCCGAGGACACCTACTGGTGTTCGGCGGACATCGGGTGGATCACCGGCCACTCCTACGTCGTCTACGGCCCGCTCGCGCTCGGCACGACGACGGTCCTCTACGAGGGGACGCCCGACCACCCGGAGAAGGATCGCGTCTGGCGGATCATCGAGCGCAACGCCGTCGACGTGTTCTACACCGCACCCACCGCGATCCGCGCGTTCATGAAGTGGGGAGCCGAGTATCCCGCCCGGAACGACCTCTCCTCGCTGCGCCTGCTCGGGACGGTCGGCGAACCGATCAACCCGCGCGTCTGGGAGTGGTACTACGCGCACGTCGGCGGCGAGTCGTGTCCGATCGTGGATACGTGGTGGCAGACCGAGACGGGGGCGATCGTGATCTCGACGCTCCCCGGCGTGGACGCGATGAAGCCGGGGAGCGCGGGGAGGCCGCTGCCCGGGATCGGGGCCCGCGTCGTCGACGGCGACGGCGAACCGACGGCGGTCGGCGAGACGGGACACCTCGTGCTCGATCGGCCGTGGCCCGGCATGCCCGCCGCGCTCGCGACCGGCGAGGGGTGGGCGAGCGGCGGGTACCCGCGGCGGTCCGCCGACGGGTGGCGGTACGCCGCGGGCGACGAGGCGACCGTCGACGCGGATGGCTACGTCACGGTCCTCGGCCGGATCGACGACGTCGTGAACGTCGCCGGGCGGCGGTTCAGCACGATGGAACTGGAGAGCCGCATCGTCGAGGTCGAGGGCGTCGCGGAGGCCGCGGTCATCGGCGGCGACGACCGCGACACCGGCCGGGCCGTCTACGCCTACGTGAGCCTCGAGCGGGACTACCCCGGCGACGACTGCCTCCGGGCGCGTATCGAGGAACGCGTCCGCGAGGGGATCGGCCCCATGGCGATCCCGGAGGCGATCGTGTTCACGCCGGATCTCCCGAAGACGCGCTCCGGCAAGATCATGCGCCGACTGCTCGAGGACATCGCCAACGGCGAGGCGCTCGGCGACACCAGCGCGCTACGCAACCCAGAGATCCTCGGCGAGATCGAGTCCGTCGTGCGCCGGGATCCGGCCGACGAGGAGTGA
- a CDS encoding bacterio-opsin activator domain-containing protein, whose protein sequence is MFGDAGDRGGGDALDAAGYERLRRATETHREDVVVRLCGEVGLHPEEVTRVRLVDVLPHGDHFFLRVPGEESDAREAYLPPDVEHDLRKYADGAGIAPDEPLVGVSPRRVQMLVSEVAARAAAATGDAVFEGLSTRDLRGYFARRLLVERGLDPRVVLAVGRYDRPEQLAPYLEPADRGAVVRAFERRGGGGPGRFDRGSAGRLRTVARLLREASGALTDATTEDAVETIACERLTGTAAYRTATVFDPTAGTEPTGGAADALAAALEADDSARAVVRAAVEEGTIRATAVEERTERTTVIVVPLTHGRQTRGALCAVPTAPVAEAERDLLAIYGAHVAAALAGVEHRRLLLADTATELTLESTSGSFLATASSALDCTFRLEGIAPAEAGAFLYYVTVRGASPDAALERAADAPAIEDARLVSGRADGALLELVVTDSPVGALVECGGTVRDLVVERGVVTLVGEVASDVDVREVVETVRAAYPRTRLVAKREVERPVRSGGAFPERLDEVLTDRQLSVLRAAYYAGYFEWPRESTAEELADSVGVSSPTLHNHLRRAQQKLLTAVIERDRR, encoded by the coding sequence ATGTTCGGGGACGCGGGGGACCGCGGCGGGGGCGACGCGCTCGACGCGGCCGGCTACGAGCGATTGCGCCGGGCGACCGAGACGCACCGCGAGGACGTCGTCGTTCGGTTGTGCGGCGAGGTGGGGTTGCACCCCGAGGAGGTGACGCGCGTGCGCCTCGTCGACGTGCTCCCCCACGGGGATCACTTCTTCCTGCGCGTCCCCGGTGAGGAGTCGGATGCGCGCGAGGCGTACCTCCCGCCCGACGTGGAGCACGACCTGCGAAAGTACGCCGACGGGGCGGGGATCGCGCCCGACGAGCCGCTGGTGGGGGTGTCGCCGAGACGGGTGCAGATGCTCGTCTCCGAGGTGGCCGCGCGCGCGGCGGCGGCGACCGGCGACGCGGTCTTCGAGGGGCTCTCGACCCGGGACCTCCGGGGTTACTTCGCCCGGCGATTGCTCGTCGAGCGCGGCCTCGATCCGCGGGTCGTGCTCGCCGTCGGACGGTACGATCGCCCGGAACAGCTCGCCCCGTACCTCGAACCGGCCGATCGGGGGGCGGTCGTCCGGGCGTTCGAACGACGGGGCGGGGGCGGCCCCGGACGGTTCGACCGGGGGAGCGCGGGGCGGCTTCGAACCGTCGCGCGACTGCTCCGGGAGGCGAGCGGGGCGCTGACGGACGCGACGACCGAGGACGCCGTCGAGACGATCGCCTGCGAGCGGCTGACGGGGACGGCCGCCTACCGGACGGCGACCGTGTTCGACCCGACGGCCGGGACGGAGCCGACGGGCGGCGCGGCGGACGCGCTCGCGGCGGCGCTCGAGGCCGACGACTCCGCCCGGGCGGTCGTTCGGGCGGCCGTCGAGGAGGGAACGATCAGGGCGACCGCCGTCGAGGAGAGGACGGAACGGACGACGGTGATCGTCGTCCCGCTGACGCACGGACGGCAGACCCGGGGGGCGCTGTGCGCCGTCCCCACCGCGCCGGTCGCCGAGGCCGAACGCGACCTGCTCGCGATCTACGGGGCGCACGTCGCGGCGGCGCTCGCGGGCGTCGAACACCGGCGGCTGCTGCTCGCCGACACCGCGACGGAACTCACCCTCGAGTCGACCTCGGGTTCCTTCCTCGCGACCGCCTCGAGCGCGCTCGACTGCACGTTCCGACTGGAGGGGATCGCCCCGGCCGAGGCCGGGGCGTTCCTGTACTACGTCACCGTACGGGGCGCGTCGCCGGACGCGGCGCTCGAACGGGCGGCCGACGCCCCGGCGATCGAGGACGCGCGACTCGTCAGCGGGCGGGCGGACGGCGCGCTGCTCGAACTCGTCGTCACCGACTCGCCCGTCGGCGCGCTCGTCGAGTGCGGCGGGACCGTCCGCGACCTCGTCGTCGAGCGCGGGGTGGTCACGCTGGTCGGCGAGGTCGCGAGCGACGTCGACGTCCGGGAGGTGGTCGAGACCGTCCGCGCGGCGTACCCCCGGACGCGGCTGGTCGCGAAGCGGGAGGTCGAGCGGCCCGTCCGGTCCGGCGGGGCGTTCCCCGAGCGACTCGACGAGGTCCTCACCGACAGACAGCTGTCCGTCCTCCGCGCCGCCTACTACGCCGGCTACTTCGAGTGGCCGCGCGAATCGACGGCGGAGGAACTCGCCGACTCCGTCGGCGTCTCCTCGCCGACGCTCCACAACCACCTCAGGCGCGCCCAGCAGAAGCTCCTGACCGCCGTCATCGAGCGGGACCGACGCTAG
- a CDS encoding DUF4212 domain-containing protein has protein sequence MNERDAAGRGANGADETAASGDGPTAAADGGHATGRATATGAAEPTNYLDAEVNLLSPSTPYMRDHLRIIWTGFAVWFVAVFGPVTLTAIAPDLMTTQMPVIGFPLHYFLMAIGAPTTGLLLSYWYVRKRDRLDEKYGIRHGVGGETE, from the coding sequence ATGAACGAGCGAGACGCGGCGGGGAGGGGAGCGAACGGCGCGGATGAGACGGCCGCGAGCGGCGACGGGCCGACGGCGGCGGCGGACGGCGGGCACGCGACGGGACGGGCGACGGCCACGGGTGCGGCGGAACCGACGAACTACCTCGACGCCGAGGTGAACCTGCTGTCGCCGAGTACGCCGTACATGCGCGATCACCTGCGGATCATCTGGACCGGGTTCGCCGTCTGGTTCGTCGCGGTCTTCGGCCCGGTGACGCTGACGGCCATCGCGCCGGACCTCATGACGACGCAGATGCCCGTCATCGGGTTCCCGCTGCACTACTTCCTGATGGCGATCGGCGCTCCGACCACCGGCCTGCTCCTCTCGTACTGGTACGTCCGCAAGCGCGACCGGCTCGACGAGAAGTACGGCATCAGACACGGCGTCGGGGGTGAGACCGAATGA
- a CDS encoding sodium:solute symporter family transporter: MTASVPLQSGGLLPEGLNISFKFLPAVLVLSMLGLFLAIGFVFRVADAEDMWVAGRSIGNLENGAAIGANWMSAASYLGMAGLIALSGVYGLAFVVGWTTAFFIVLIFMAAQMRRFGKYTAPDFVGDRFNSDAARAIAAVTTFLIGFVYAIGQARGMALVGLYVFGDIGLFGLTGYQSMVVFMMAITVGYLTLSGMLGATKNQAVQYTILIAAFLAGLYAVGFTQGYSTVLPQIQYGQLISELGSEFSEPFVSGSYYLWIATCFSLIVGTAGLPHVLVRFYTVENERTARWSTVWGLFFICLLYWSAPAFAAFGTDLYAEQVGPVYGASGMESAAADVIVVLATQLAGLPGWFVGFVAAGGIAAAIATVAGLFIAGSSAISHDIYTNIINPDATQRQQVLVGRLSIILLGVITTLAALDPAAPIAALVAYAFSLAGSVLFPMFFLGLWWENANRKGALSGMTTGLVLWSIPMINEVVPNYVGGVEAPLVPALAQWMPAIGSALIATPVVFAVTIGVSLATEEPDLRTKRLVRQCHSPEPMRETTAAEAVAAKSGGETPADD, from the coding sequence ATGACTGCGAGCGTCCCGCTCCAGAGCGGGGGGTTGCTCCCGGAGGGGCTGAACATCTCGTTCAAGTTCCTGCCGGCCGTCCTCGTGCTGTCGATGCTGGGGCTGTTCCTCGCGATCGGGTTCGTCTTCCGCGTGGCCGACGCAGAGGACATGTGGGTCGCCGGCCGCTCGATCGGCAACCTCGAGAACGGTGCCGCGATCGGCGCGAACTGGATGTCTGCGGCCTCCTACCTCGGCATGGCGGGGCTGATCGCGCTGTCCGGGGTCTACGGGCTGGCGTTCGTCGTCGGCTGGACGACGGCGTTCTTCATCGTGCTGATCTTCATGGCCGCCCAGATGCGCCGGTTCGGGAAGTACACGGCCCCGGACTTCGTCGGCGACCGCTTCAACTCCGACGCCGCCCGCGCCATCGCGGCCGTCACGACGTTCCTGATCGGGTTCGTCTACGCCATCGGACAGGCTCGCGGCATGGCGCTGGTCGGCCTGTACGTGTTCGGCGACATCGGCCTGTTCGGCCTGACCGGCTACCAGTCGATGGTCGTCTTCATGATGGCCATCACCGTCGGCTACCTGACGCTGTCCGGGATGCTCGGCGCGACGAAGAACCAGGCCGTCCAGTACACCATCCTCATCGCCGCGTTCCTCGCCGGGCTGTACGCCGTCGGCTTCACGCAGGGGTACTCGACGGTACTCCCGCAGATCCAGTACGGCCAGCTCATCAGCGAACTCGGCAGCGAGTTCTCGGAGCCGTTCGTGAGCGGGAGCTACTACCTGTGGATCGCGACGTGCTTCTCGCTGATCGTCGGGACCGCGGGGCTGCCCCACGTCCTCGTGCGGTTCTACACGGTCGAGAACGAGCGGACCGCCCGCTGGTCGACCGTGTGGGGGCTGTTCTTCATCTGCCTGCTGTACTGGAGCGCCCCCGCGTTCGCCGCGTTCGGGACCGACCTCTACGCGGAGCAGGTCGGCCCGGTGTACGGCGCGAGCGGCATGGAGAGCGCGGCCGCCGACGTCATCGTCGTGCTGGCGACGCAACTGGCCGGCCTGCCCGGCTGGTTCGTCGGCTTCGTCGCGGCGGGCGGCATCGCCGCCGCCATCGCGACGGTCGCCGGCCTGTTCATCGCCGGCTCGTCGGCCATCTCCCACGACATCTACACCAACATCATCAACCCCGACGCGACCCAGCGCCAGCAGGTGCTCGTCGGCCGCCTGAGCATCATCCTGCTGGGCGTCATCACGACGCTGGCCGCGCTGGATCCCGCCGCGCCCATCGCGGCGCTCGTCGCGTACGCCTTCTCGCTGGCCGGGTCGGTGCTGTTCCCGATGTTCTTCCTCGGGCTCTGGTGGGAGAACGCGAACCGCAAGGGCGCGCTCAGCGGCATGACCACCGGGCTCGTCCTCTGGTCGATCCCGATGATCAACGAGGTCGTCCCGAACTACGTGGGCGGCGTCGAGGCCCCGCTCGTCCCGGCGCTGGCCCAGTGGATGCCCGCGATCGGGTCGGCGCTGATCGCCACGCCCGTCGTGTTCGCGGTCACCATCGGCGTCTCGCTCGCCACCGAGGAGCCGGACCTGCGGACCAAGCGGCTCGTCCGGCAGTGTCACAGCCCCGAACCCATGCGGGAGACGACGGCCGCCGAGGCGGTCGCCGCCAAGAGCGGGGGCGAGACCCCCGCGGACGACTGA